One Phycisphaeraceae bacterium genomic window carries:
- a CDS encoding DUF4114 domain-containing protein, translating into MRYLTMAVVAAAGVSGAALGANDYSFVHAAPGGELGHASILNLVYSGAANSGAFTSFGALSSTSQKNGSSLVTAQGYQSSALTFVRIQDRGGVSPLHLNGINWGVGQDKNWADGVVDVRVEAKYAGDSHVFGWHNDAGDGSFQAIAPTTPGTTVDQVSLSTAFRWGLKDTTTGKSYTSDETTNHGGLDQLVTYAMFDTASSKMLGWLLFWEDRHGSGADYDYNDAVVEVRLIAVPTPMAAGLGAAGMLAIGARRRRA; encoded by the coding sequence ATGCGTTATCTGACCATGGCGGTTGTGGCTGCGGCGGGCGTGAGCGGTGCGGCGCTTGGCGCGAATGACTACTCGTTCGTTCACGCGGCGCCGGGCGGGGAGCTCGGGCACGCGTCGATCCTGAACCTGGTGTACTCGGGCGCCGCCAACTCGGGCGCGTTCACTTCGTTCGGCGCGCTGAGCTCGACGAGCCAGAAGAACGGCTCGTCGCTCGTCACGGCGCAGGGGTATCAGTCCTCGGCGCTCACCTTTGTTCGCATCCAGGACCGGGGCGGCGTGTCGCCCCTGCACCTGAACGGGATCAACTGGGGCGTGGGTCAGGACAAGAACTGGGCGGACGGCGTGGTGGATGTTCGCGTCGAGGCGAAGTACGCCGGCGACAGCCACGTGTTCGGCTGGCACAACGACGCCGGCGACGGCTCGTTCCAGGCGATCGCGCCGACGACGCCGGGCACGACGGTCGATCAGGTGTCGCTCAGCACCGCGTTCCGCTGGGGGCTGAAGGACACCACGACCGGGAAGTCGTACACCTCGGACGAGACGACGAACCACGGCGGGCTCGACCAGCTGGTGACCTACGCGATGTTCGACACGGCGTCGTCGAAGATGCTGGGCTGGCTGTTGTTCTGGGAGGACCGGCACGGCTCGGGCGCTGACTACGACTACAACGACGCGGTCGTGGAGGTCCGTCTGATCGCGGTTCCGACGCCGATGGCGGCGGGGCTCGGCGCCGCCGGGATGCTGGCGATCGGCGCGCGTCGTCGGCGCGCCTGA
- the rfbB gene encoding dTDP-glucose 4,6-dehydratase, producing MHLLVTGGAGFIGSNFVRLVLRERPEWRVTNLDALTYSGNLENLRDVESNPRYRFVKGDICDAALMRSLASECDAIAHFAAESHVDRSIIDSQPFLRSNVLGTQTLLDAARAAGGRRFAHVSTDEVYGSLPLERRDLLFTEETHIAPNSPYAASKAASDMLVRAAFHTFHDDVVVTRCSNNFGPYQFPEKVIPLFVTNLLDDKPVPLYGDGLNVRDWLHVEDHCEAVLAVLERGVAGEVYNIGGNNERSNIELTRTILSLMGKDDSFIRRVQDRPGHDRRYAIDSSKIRRDLGWEPTRSAWPDALRATTDWYRDNRAWWERVKSGEYAAYYEKQYGKR from the coding sequence ATGCATCTTCTCGTGACCGGCGGCGCCGGCTTCATCGGATCCAACTTCGTCCGCCTCGTGCTGCGCGAGAGGCCGGAGTGGCGAGTGACGAACCTCGACGCGCTCACCTACTCCGGAAACCTCGAGAACCTGCGCGATGTCGAGTCGAACCCTCGCTACCGCTTCGTCAAGGGCGACATCTGCGACGCCGCGCTCATGCGCTCGCTCGCGAGCGAGTGCGACGCGATCGCCCACTTCGCCGCCGAGAGCCACGTCGACCGCTCGATCATCGACAGCCAGCCCTTCCTCCGATCCAACGTGCTCGGGACGCAGACCCTGCTCGACGCGGCACGCGCCGCCGGCGGCAGGCGCTTCGCCCACGTCAGCACCGACGAGGTCTACGGCTCGCTGCCCCTCGAGCGCCGCGACCTGCTCTTCACCGAAGAAACCCACATCGCGCCCAACAGCCCCTACGCCGCGAGCAAGGCCGCCAGCGACATGCTCGTGCGCGCCGCGTTCCACACCTTCCACGACGATGTCGTCGTCACGCGCTGCTCCAACAACTTCGGCCCCTACCAGTTCCCGGAGAAAGTCATCCCCCTCTTCGTCACCAACCTGCTCGACGACAAGCCCGTGCCCCTCTACGGCGACGGGCTCAATGTGCGTGACTGGCTCCATGTCGAAGACCACTGCGAGGCGGTCCTCGCGGTCCTCGAGCGCGGCGTCGCCGGCGAGGTCTACAACATCGGCGGCAACAACGAGCGCTCCAACATCGAACTCACCCGCACCATCCTCTCCCTGATGGGCAAGGACGACTCGTTCATCCGGCGCGTCCAGGACCGACCCGGACACGACAGGCGATACGCCATCGACTCCAGCAAGATCCGGCGCGACCTCGGCTGGGAGCCGACGCGCAGCGCATGGCCCGACGCGCTCCGCGCCACCACCGACTGGTATCGCGACAACCGCGCGTGGTGGGAGCGCGTCAAGAGCGGCGAGTACGCCGCGTACTACGAGAAGCAGTACGGCAAGCGCTGA
- the rfbD gene encoding dTDP-4-dehydrorhamnose reductase, whose translation MRVFEGDILFLGADAMLARAFRERVERGESPCREAQTRFLARAECDITSADSVERAIGPATTLVVNCAAYTNVDAAETDEAAATLVNGVGVGLLARRCAQVGATLAHFSTDYVFPGDASLPYAIDATRAPIGAYGRSKLAGERELERSAADWLCLRTSWLYAPWGKNFVLTIAKLAREKSSLRVVNDQRGRPTSCETLAWITERLLEHGSRGMRHATDGGECTWFEFASDIAARVNPACVVEPCSSAEFPRPARRPAYSVLDLAETEAVTGAIPHWRVALSRTLERAGHAP comes from the coding sequence GTGCGCGTGTTCGAAGGCGACATCCTGTTTCTCGGCGCAGACGCGATGCTCGCACGGGCCTTCCGCGAACGCGTCGAACGGGGCGAGTCCCCGTGCCGCGAAGCGCAGACGAGATTCCTCGCCCGGGCCGAGTGCGACATCACCAGCGCAGACAGCGTCGAGCGCGCGATCGGGCCGGCGACGACCCTCGTGGTGAACTGCGCCGCCTACACCAACGTCGACGCCGCCGAGACCGACGAAGCCGCCGCGACTCTGGTCAACGGGGTCGGCGTGGGCCTCCTCGCGCGCCGGTGCGCGCAGGTCGGCGCAACGCTCGCGCATTTCAGCACCGACTACGTCTTCCCCGGCGACGCCTCCCTGCCCTACGCGATCGACGCGACGCGCGCCCCCATCGGCGCCTACGGGCGCAGCAAACTGGCCGGCGAGCGCGAGCTCGAACGGAGCGCCGCCGACTGGCTCTGCCTGCGCACCAGCTGGCTCTACGCGCCCTGGGGCAAGAACTTCGTGCTCACCATCGCGAAACTCGCGCGAGAGAAGTCGTCACTCCGTGTCGTGAACGATCAGCGAGGGCGCCCAACGAGCTGCGAAACCCTCGCCTGGATCACCGAGCGCCTGCTCGAGCACGGGTCGCGAGGCATGCGCCACGCGACCGACGGCGGCGAGTGCACCTGGTTCGAGTTCGCGTCCGACATCGCCGCGCGGGTCAACCCGGCGTGCGTTGTCGAGCCCTGCTCCTCCGCTGAGTTCCCCCGCCCCGCTCGCCGACCCGCCTACAGCGTGCTCGACCTCGCAGAGACCGAAGCCGTCACCGGGGCGATCCCCCACTGGCGCGTCGCCCTGTCACGCACCCTCGAACGCGCCGGGCACGCCCCCTGA